In the Cucurbita pepo subsp. pepo cultivar mu-cu-16 chromosome LG17, ASM280686v2, whole genome shotgun sequence genome, CTAAGAATCTTGATTATTCATTATTGaagaacataaaattcaagaatcgAAGAGgggtttattttttgtttcaagaACACTAttgatttcttaaaatttcacaattttttgtttttaattgttGATGTCGTTAGAAATCActactctctacaatggtatgatgtaAACAATTAGTCAAGGTGGGATTCctcccaataattctcaataaaattcttatagaagaacacaaaattcaagaattgaagagggtttttttttttccttctccaagAACAATAttgatttcttcaaatttcccAATTTCGTGATTCTAATTGTTGATATTGAGTTTTAGGGTATGGAAACTTCCGATCCTTGGCTTCGTTGGTAGCAACGCCTTCCGAAAATGAGGAAGTCGGCCAATTTGACCTCAAATTGTTCGTGGCAATTGAGGCAGAAAAGTTTAGAAAGATCGTTACAACACTAGCTGAAGACGGCGATCCACGTAAGTAAATTCTATACATGCAGATGTTAAGAATCAGGGTTctccataatagtatgatattatccactttaagcataagccctcatgggtttgcttttttaaatttgtgatcTGCAACAGTTTTAGGGACGGCATCGACATCGAGTGTTCGATTTTgtgcaagaagaagaagaacggGGAAGAGTAGTGAGTTAGTTGTAAGTGCAAAGAGAAGAGAGTGCTTGGCGGGAGGGTTCAATGATAGAGTTGATGAAATAAGGTTTTCATTTACACCAACTCCGAAGGAATTTTTCGTGGGAGCATCGGAATCAGCCAAGTTTGTTTGGTTCTTTGGATCCACAGATTGGCCAACCACAGTGATTTGCTTTACCACACAATGGACCAATCTTCTGGCTTGTTATCCTATATCTGCTTCTAGTTTTCTCTTGCATTCTTTTGCTCTCAAGAAAATTTCATGAACCAAAATGATGATGAACTCTAGTTTACAtactatttttctctttcaattcTATACTTTCATGCTTGGTAGGTCTTGAATTAAGGTAAATTAGAGTCTGTTTCGAAACGGAGATGGAAAATAATCAAATGGAGGTTGAATGGTACAAAAAATAACTTTGCACTTGCCACTCACACGCCTCACTCGCAAAGATAAGTTGTCACGCGCCTGCAAGAGAGGAGAAGATGCGCCTTGGGTTAAGAACCCAATTCCTTAAAATGCACAAGCTTCCAAAATTACTCTAAGATCGaccaatttcttaaaatgtttaCGAATCTTGAGTAGAATTGAGACCTAAAAATCTATAGAACTCACCTTCGTTCTTTTTTTGCTCTTGACGAAGCTCCCCTACGTATTGAAAGTGATCGAATTTAGTTTCCTCTCACCCGATTGGAacatttttcccttcttccttcttcttcctctcaaaCCCTTGgccctttctttttccattttcttttctctttctcactTTTTGAGGTTCTCGAGGTCATTCCGaacatttctttcttctacCGTATTCTCATTTCGAcctccaaaattttcaataaaatcttaGAAGCTTAAtcattaaatggaaaaaatcgAGAAAATGAATTTCCGTTGGATTTCGAGTGTTACAAGCAAATTTAGGAGACTCTGGGATGTAAGTGCAGCAGTATTCTACTAAATATCTAtcaagttttttaatatagagAAATTCTCTCTTCCCTCTACGTTAATCTCGTTCTTCTTCAATTATTCATTTCAGTGTATTTCGATTAAGAGTCAAAACCAACCGTCTTAATTTGTTAATCTCCCATCGTAAATTTGTTAATCTCCCATCGTAAGCAAGCGACTGAGAAAGAACGGTCTGTGGCCGCGGACTATCAATTTGATAGATACTCCGGAGGGAAATTGGCTACATTTATGCCCACACAAGAGGTGGGTCCAGCCCAAATTGAGCATAGTTTCTTTCAAACGGGTTCGAACCCCTAATATGAGAGCTTTCTTTAAACGTTACtattttcacatccttataagaaatgtttcgttctcctctccagtCGATATAGGATCTCAAAATTCACCTCCTCACGGGCCcactgcccagtgtctagctctaatgtcatttgtaaccgtccaagcccaccgcgggcaaacattgtcctctttgaactttcactttcgagcttcctctcaaaattCTTAGaacctctttgggctttcactttcGAGCTTCCTTTCAAGATTCTTAGAACGTGTCGGTTAggaaaaagttttcacacccttataaagaatgtttcgtttccctttttttctcttgaatttttataaCTAAGCTCAGTTTATGATTGAGGAAACAGGAGACGGGTGGCAGTATAAAAATGGGCTAACCATCGCATCAATGGTTGAAAACATaagaaacttgaaactgaAAGGCATCAGCATGCTAGACTTGAGGCTGGACGACACCGCTACTCTTTTGAATGCAACCTTCATCTTGGTTCGATGGCATGAGACAGCCGATATGAAGTGCACGCCAAGGATGTTCTCTTTAATAACCTCTCGCCATTTCCCTTACATCATTACATCTCTCCAAATTATGCCTCCATTCTTCAACCATTTTCAATGCAACCAAATTTACCAATTCCAAATTCCCATCAAATTCTTTCACGACACAATGAAGGCTATGAAACGCATCTTATACACTTCAatcactctctctcttcgGAATTCCCTAAATCAAATGCTCCTTCAATTCCACAATTCAAGTAAGCAAAATTGAATCTTTGTtacaattttcataatttcttttgatttcaaGAACACCCTTGTTCATCTTTCTTGCAAATTCTTTAAAGCTGATACCCATTTAACTTCAAGGGATTGGGGAAGAACAGGTTCGTCAATTGTCATTGCTACCTTCAAGAGAGAAGGATGTGGGCGAAATTGATTATGGAATCTTTGTCTCAATTGATTCGGAAGTGTTTGAACGCATTGCAACCGATTTAAATGATTCCACTGGTGACATATAACAtcaattcttcttccttctatCATATTActtcaaacaaataatttattggaaGTGTATGGTTGTTTTTGTCTCATCAGCTCTCGTTACTCTAACGAATTCACAAGTCAAGTTCACTATGGAAGCTAAGGAGATTAGTCTCGTAAAAGAGGTATATTGTAGAATCTATTTGGAATGAGGGCCCTAAATTAGCCACTGT is a window encoding:
- the LOC111778745 gene encoding uncharacterized protein LOC111778745, with the translated sequence MKAMKRILYTSITLSLRNSLNQMLLQFHNSRIGEEQVRQLSLLPSREKDVGEIDYGIFVSIDSEVFERIATDLNDSTALVTLTNSQVKFTMEAKEISLVKERRECMIGGLSRSQETRFFVSLSPIIFFRDLARQSKRIWLFKSAKAYSIIIAPIGLYAQFCVYFSPRG